The Staphylococcus carnosus genome has a segment encoding these proteins:
- a CDS encoding FeoB-associated Cys-rich membrane protein — MTILINAVIILLIFGYAAYTLIRFFKKSKQGKCAACDINKGCGHAMPKEMKKHQKHVS, encoded by the coding sequence ATGACTATTTTAATTAACGCTGTCATTATATTGCTGATTTTCGGATATGCTGCATATACTTTAATCCGCTTCTTCAAAAAGTCTAAACAAGGTAAATGTGCCGCATGCGATATCAACAAAGGTTGCGGACACGCAATGCCTAAAGAAATGAAAAAACATCAAAAGCATGTATCATAA
- a CDS encoding metallophosphoesterase — protein sequence MKGRILVSSDIHGHGAALAKLLKYVDYNPKRDQLVLLGDYVNNGPDSTGTLKMVKKLHNEGAIVLLGNHDVRWMKSKEKRKRKWRAVLQGFDSMAKIDNYLFVHAGVNPSKSLSKQKLSEVTGFESDVELSRKIKGKWLVHGHVPTRRYGAKKNKIHVKGRTIDVDTGAGHGKHLSLVDLTHQQVCAIEVEHAKKVYEYSFG from the coding sequence ATGAAAGGGAGAATTCTAGTTTCATCAGATATTCATGGTCATGGAGCAGCCTTGGCCAAACTCTTAAAATATGTGGATTATAATCCCAAAAGGGATCAATTAGTACTATTGGGAGATTATGTCAATAATGGACCAGATTCAACAGGGACTTTGAAAATGGTTAAGAAATTACATAATGAAGGTGCAATTGTATTATTAGGCAACCATGATGTACGTTGGATGAAATCAAAAGAAAAGCGTAAGCGAAAATGGCGTGCAGTGCTACAAGGTTTTGATAGTATGGCTAAAATTGATAACTATTTATTTGTGCATGCGGGTGTTAATCCTTCCAAATCTTTATCTAAGCAAAAATTATCCGAAGTGACAGGCTTTGAATCCGATGTTGAATTATCACGTAAAATTAAAGGTAAATGGCTTGTACACGGACATGTACCGACACGTCGATATGGTGCTAAAAAGAATAAAATTCATGTTAAAGGACGTACTATTGATGTGGATACAGGTGCAGGACATGGCAAGCATTTATCGCTGGTTGATTTAACCCATCAGCAAGTATGTGCAATTGAAGTTGAACATGCGAAAAAAGTGTATGAATATAGTTTTGGATAA
- a CDS encoding DUF1129 family protein, whose amino-acid sequence MLSKKSEEFLWRLRTTLMERGKEDSTINEIEDELRDHLMEAEKRGDNIDDITGGSVKSYINKISNEMPLDSTYLKFILGIIGFLFIILLMPDFFQGPFTFTIGKLIQFVIVILVSILFWKVIKYIVVHYGSQIDSENKIPLKIYAICLILGVIGMAVFIGSAYIAKTWPIYTLFTLSSVSSMIVGFVIALILLAVTAWFKYWPLFAAIIILTLPELITLIIFQGNVQSQQAKITSAFILFGLIGISIIANFIYIRKNTD is encoded by the coding sequence ATGCTAAGTAAAAAATCAGAAGAATTCCTCTGGCGTTTACGTACTACCTTGATGGAGCGTGGCAAAGAAGACTCGACTATCAATGAAATTGAAGATGAATTACGTGATCATTTGATGGAAGCTGAAAAACGAGGCGATAATATTGATGATATTACTGGTGGATCAGTAAAATCCTATATCAACAAAATATCTAATGAAATGCCGCTAGATTCAACTTATCTTAAATTCATATTAGGTATCATAGGCTTTTTATTCATTATCTTGTTGATGCCAGATTTTTTCCAAGGTCCCTTCACTTTTACCATTGGAAAGTTAATTCAATTCGTAATCGTCATTTTAGTAAGCATTCTTTTTTGGAAAGTTATAAAATATATCGTTGTTCACTATGGCAGTCAAATTGATAGTGAAAATAAAATACCTCTTAAAATTTATGCAATCTGTTTGATTTTGGGAGTCATCGGCATGGCTGTATTTATCGGTAGTGCTTATATTGCTAAAACTTGGCCTATTTATACTTTATTCACTTTATCCTCTGTATCAAGCATGATAGTTGGATTTGTAATAGCTTTAATACTGTTAGCTGTTACAGCCTGGTTTAAATATTGGCCGCTTTTTGCTGCAATCATCATCCTTACCTTGCCGGAACTAATCACACTTATCATTTTCCAAGGCAATGTTCAAAGCCAACAGGCTAAAATAACAAGTGCATTTATATTATTTGGGTTAATTGGCATTAGTATTATAGCTAATTTTATTTACATTAGAAAAAATACAGATTAA
- a CDS encoding PadR family transcriptional regulator — MTISNQLMKGLLDGAILGLIAHGETYGYEILEKLKAQQFPEISDGSIYPVLLRLSKKGYVQSEMRKSDNGGPKRKYYTITESGRKELQAFTVKWHALNHGMNNILRRDKDAK; from the coding sequence ATGACAATTTCCAATCAATTGATGAAAGGTCTGCTTGATGGCGCTATCCTAGGTTTAATTGCGCACGGAGAGACTTATGGATATGAAATATTAGAAAAACTAAAAGCACAACAATTTCCTGAAATCAGTGATGGCAGCATTTATCCAGTACTGCTTCGACTAAGTAAAAAAGGCTATGTTCAAAGTGAAATGCGCAAATCAGATAACGGTGGACCAAAGCGAAAATATTACACAATCACGGAATCAGGCCGTAAAGAACTGCAAGCTTTTACTGTAAAATGGCATGCACTGAATCACGGCATGAATAATATTTTAAGGAGAGACAAAGATGCTAAGTAA